GCATTGGGCATGGTTTTGCTGTGGCTCACCATCCCCTGGCAAAAGAACTTTCCAGAAAGAGAAGGGTGCCTGTGGAAGTGTGTCCTATATCCAACCAGGTACAAGCCTTTTCAACATAACCATTGTAGGTCCACATAAAACCTCTTTAAGCACTTGAAACCACTTTTAATGTAACCAAATTTCTATTGCCTTGAACATAGGTTTGGCTGACAAGACACACTCATAAAAATCTGTGTAGCACTAATTTCACTTTGGTTCAAAGAACCTAGCTTTGAAGTCTTCCTTTGAAAGAATACTCTCCTTGGAGTAGAtgaatgtctttattttcattactaGCTTAACTCAACCCTGTGAGTATTGTAGGTCCtaaaactggtctcagatctGCGAAATCATCCTGCTGCAATTTTAATGTCGGAGGGGCATCCATTGGTGGTGAGCTCCGATGATCCAACCTTGTTTGGAAATGCTGGACTCTCGTATGATTTCTATGAGGTCTTTGTTGGAATTGGAGGCCTGAGTGCCAATGTGGGCACACTTAAGGAGCTGGCCATAAATTCAATCAGGTGGGAGGTTTTGCCTTATGGAATTAAAACcctttgttttcatctttatttttgttttcagggATAACTAATGTTATTGTATGTGTACAGGTATAGCTCCTTGCCAACAGTCCTGCAGGACAAAGCCATGATCATATGGCAACAAAAGTGGGACAAATTTGTATTGGAGAATTCACTATAGGGACAGCAAGCTATTGAGAAGACTTGAATGAGAGCTGTTTACCTCTTTTGGCATTCAGGAAAACTGtggataaaatgttttaaaggccTTAACTGAAACCACAGATATTATTTTGTCTGAGATTTGAGATTTCAAAACTCTAAGAACATATCATGGCTTTTGGACTAAATTTCACCATCAGGGTTTCAAAAGTCTTTGTACACATGCTGTATTCTCCAGTTCTGTCCACTGCAATCCTGAATGTAGAGTTCAAAGTAACCATCTGGGACAGTGGCAATTTCCAGACACCGGCTAGTGTCTCTGTTCTTTATTGCTTgcagaaaacacatttatacactttCAAATATGTAAGCAATTTTGCCCAGTGGATTGAATACATGTGAATTTCTAAATCAGGGCTTAAGATCATTTACTTTTTTCACATTAAGTCCTCACATTAAGTTCCCTTTGTCACAATTATTTATGGAATGTTGACTCAAGAGCAACAATATTATGTTTAAAACTTTGCATGAACATATCTTGCTACAGCACCATATGCAGTTGTGCCTGAGTAGGATTCAGATTTGTATCAGTCTTCTAGACCTGTGTTGCTTGTCCCAATTTCTGTGACCCATGGGATTGTTGGCCTTCTTGCCCAAAACCCAAATCCCTGTACAGCTGTAACTGTAACTTGGAACTGTTTGGTGGGTCCAAATTTGGTGGAGAAACCCTGTTTTACACCATGTTCTGACTTGAAAGGCCAATAATGAATTATTCTAGAAATATTTCAGATGGAGTAATTTGTGactctgctttaaaaaaaatgtattaaaaaaaaagaaaagaaatacagGATCTTACGGGaatgacacattttattttgtatttttaggaTATATGCATTGCTTCTAGTAGTGATCCAgttctattttgttttaaaacatctgGAAGAGTTTATTGATGGAAACAATCTTCCAGCATGTCTAGATAATCCTTATCAAATTTGATATGTTTGAtatttgacatgtttaaatgtctATATTAAATCAAATGTCCATGCACATACTCTGGTGGAGGACAGCTCCATCTAATACATCtatgtaaacatacacagtACATTCAGTTAACCTAAATGACTAAAACCTGTTTCAGTTTtggaataatttttaattattaccACCTTCTAAAATTTGAATAAGAACCAGGCTGACCTTTGTATCATTTCATGCGATAAACAAGCAACATTCACTTCCTTTAGAAAATAtactttattaaatgcattcACCTCTCCTCTGCATGAGTAAGAGACAAATTTACTCATGTCAGAATCTgataaatgaatgtgaaatacagtataacaaatatttgtttaatgacCAAAAACAAATTCCAAAAGCCAAGTGCTTAGGTACACAGTTAGAACAATAAAGTCTAAGAACTAGACTCAGAGGATAAGCCTGAGCGGTTTGTTTCACTTACAATACAAAAGGCTCCAGAAGCTCCTACATTTCTTGACTTATACTATTCTTGAAGCACACCAGATGAGACCTGAAAGACTGTGAAAAAACGGCACAACTGAGACCACTCCAGGTCATGAGATGAATTGTAAAGGCTCCATGTGAAGTCGTAGGGATACTCACATCTTACAGCAGAAAAGGTTGCATAACAATACCACATAAAGTATCagtatgtttttattcttaataTGACTAAAATTTTAGCATCAGTACAGGAATTACATTCCTGGTGTTAATACCatttttatgtaacatttttatagcACAATAGAGCtcaaggaaaaaacaaaacagcacaccaCACATAAAGAACAATTCAAGTgtagaaaaaggaaaaatgcataattaacaTACATGAAACCAGTAGTCATGTCTTTTTACTGTATACCATTCTAATAACCTAAGGTCTTTGAACCTAGTGATTCTAGCGTCCAGACAACAGCACCTCCTTCCTGATGATGGGTGGTTAAATGTCTAAAAGCAGGATTAGAGGTTTCCCTCAGAATGTGTTCTGCTTTGCTTAATGAGTTGTATAAAGGCAGACTAAATGCAGTGAAGGTTGTGAAGCAGTTAGTATTTCAGCTGTCAATGTTACTTAGAGCCTTGTGCTCTGAACCTGTAGTACAGCCAGACCATAATATAAAACAGTAAGTAAAATTACTCTCTATAGTACAGCAATAGAAACTGATTAGGTTCTTTACACTAAGACCAAACCTTCCAAGTCTCCTCAAAAATTACATCTGGCATTTTTAATAACCTTTGAATGATCTTTCCAGGACATATCCTTACAATCTCTGCAATCTCACCATTTACTGTAAGAGCAGAATGAGTAGTGTAGTTCCTTCTAAAACCAACAATTCTGTTGATATTTAGTTTGCTTTCTCTGCGAATATTGCTCTCCTGCCTTTGCTGAGACGTTAAACTTTAGCTGATGAGCTGCATCATTTAGTTATTAGGCCAAGCACAGCACCATTATTtgctaatttaaaaatacagttcacATTGTAATTTGCAACACAATCCTGAGTGAATAAAGTATACATTAACAAATTTGACAGAACcttttgtttaacaaaatatGCTATTCATTTTGAATGAAATGGAACTTAAAACATTGACCTTCCCATTTCTTTAAAACTACCAGCAGATGGAGACAGCAGCATACTGTAAATcaaatgtgtaaaacaaatcCTCCAAGTACTACAGGGAGAGAACAAATGAACTGAAACACACTAAAAAAGGCATATTTAATGTGAACATTTGTAGCCTGTAGGTCAATGTGTCAGCTATAAAAGAAGAGCCCCTTGAATATGAGACTAAATAGGGTTCCACAGAGTATCAATAGTCATTGTATGAACCTTTCTTGTAGAATTAAACTTCTCATGACTTCTATGACCAGTCCAATGCAGCCTGACGCAGCTCTAAAAGCAAAGGAAAGCAATACTACTAATTAAATACTTATTAAATAACTTTCCATCTCTATTTTTATGCCTACCTTACCAAATTACTGGTTGAACacatgaaatacattttgtcaaaacaaaaaataatattggATGGGATGGCTCAGGGTTTCATACCTGCAAAACATGAGTCAACTGTGTCATCAGCTAGTACTTTGGAGATATTTTATAAGAATAATgttattacactgttattacacattacaatatGCATTCAAGAAGATGCAGATTTAAAAACGGCATTCAAGAATGATTAGAAAACATCTGTGTTGAATTAAATATCAAATCATTTAATGCTAAAAGACTTAATTTAATTCTTTAATGATCATGACAGCATACTTAAAAATCATGTGAAAAAACACgacataaaactgtaaaaatgacaacaaaagccataattactgaataaacttcttcaattaaaaataaattgcagcACAGAAATGCAACACTCTTTTAGCCCAGTTCAGATCAAATTATAGCAACATAGTCAAGACTGATTCGAAGGCAGACAGATAGAAGCAAACACTGTATATGCTTTGGACatgttttacaaaaaacaaaacaaacaaacaaacaaacaaaaccctcaaAGTGCTGCAGTATTAGGGTGCAGTGGTTTGACTCGAGCCAATCTGGATAGTCCTAGACGTAGACCTGATCCGGGTGACTTCACTGGGCCACTCAGACATGTGCTAGGACTCCTCCCCACCAGACCTGATGACAGCCaatgaaagaatgagaaaagaTAGTTTACTTAACTCTTCAACTAATCACCGTGACCAGTTTGATCTGCAgataaacaagcaaaaagcaACTGTCAGAGAGTATATCATATATGATATCCAGAACTGAATAACATACTTTAATTCAGACCATCCTAGCCATACAtacttagaaaaaaaatcatgggTCAAGGGTTGAGAGGcaattttataatatattaaactAAGGTAATACCTCTCCCAGCAACTGTTATGTGCGCACACAATAAAGGAATTATTATATTGAACAAAAGTACATAATTTACTTGAAAATAGAAGTCCCCACATTACTAATCTGACCCCAATAAATTTGCAGTGGTCATGACTGAGGGTCCTGAGCTTCACTGAGTTGGAAAAGTGTCTCTCtgtcgctttctctctcagaagCACCAGCTTTTAAACATTAGGAAAAAAGGGACCATTGTTGGCTGAATATTTGTGGGTGACAGACCACTCATCTCAGAAGTGacatttacatgcatgtaaCTCAAACACTGATGTACATAGTGCACTCATACCAACTTTGTAAGTGGCTGCTGAGTGTAGGCGCAAGGTAGGAATGTCTTATAATGCGGATAGCGAGTGTAGATACTGTTGGGTGttgatgtttttcattgttttgggGGGACTTTCAGAATGCAGCCTTACCAGGAGGATTCCATTTTGGCAGTCTGCCCTCTGCAGGACTGAAGCAGAGTGCAGGCTTAGTCACAGGAGGAGTGGTGGGTGTCCTCTTTGAGGCAGGCTGAGAAACAGCTGGACTCCTACTGAGTGCTGATAAAGAAAGGTGTGAAATTTTATTTCCTCATGATTCAGCAAAGCTCAATTAATTCTAAACAAAGTAAACATGCACATCTCAAGTGTATGGATAAAAAATGCACTGCTCCAAATTATCTTCAGTGATATCATAAATAGGTAGCATCAGTCAGAAAGGTATAAAAAGGCTAATATTTACAATAACAGCCCACCACTCAAACAGCTCATATTTGGTGAACACTATCCTAAAAATGTTGCGAGACGTGCACATTTTACCCTAGTCCATTACTAAAGATGAAAACATCCAGAACAAAAAGTTGGCTAATTGACAAGGGCATGTTTTATAATAAAAGGTCAAAGCTGAAACATGACATTTACAAATATGCAGGAAGGTGTAAAACCTGTTGATTGTGATTTGGCTTTAGCTGATTTCACGGGCCTCTTCTCCGTCTTAACAGCCTTGAGGGctggtttttttctctctcctgttctctttgCGGTGTAGTCCTCATCCTCGCTCTCATCCGGATCACTGAAACCTGTTTCACTCTCTGAATAAGTGTAGGAAATAATGGCATTAAACTGGCAACTGTGCAATAGTGCTGAAGCTACGCAGTTCATTGTATATCCCATGAGAGAAAGTCCACTGGGTAAGCTGCTGTGCAGTGGGTACCAGGTGTGTTTTGGGGTTGATAGTCTTGGTCCACTGCACAGTTGTTCTCCTCTGGCTTCTGTCGCTGTGGGGTCTTTGAGGGCTTCTTCTGTCTGGGGATGGCAGGTGAGGGGGACAGTTCACTGATGAGCTGATCTAAACCTACggtgagagagtgaaagcatATATAGTGAATAACTATGTTGTCATTCCACCAATATCCTTCTAGAATAAATTAATACACAAAAATGATTTCTTAAGCTTTTAAACTTATTCaataatgattatttaaaacAGTCCCTATTCAGTATTTTTAAGAGAAGTAAATTCTGCATTTACCTAATTCACTGACATCCACACTATAATTTGACAGCTTGGGAGGTAAATCTTGAAGGAGCTGTCCTGAAGATTTATCCTGCTCTTGGGGTGAAATAAAATagaatcaaaatattttaattactaattatatattaataaataatgcagATAAATTATActttaattaaactaattacAAAAATAGATCTGATCATACATTACCTAAGCCACTGCTGTCTGCACTGAAGTGCGTTAGCACAGGAGGTGAATCCTCAAGTGGCTTTTCCCTGTCTTCAAATCAGAAAACGAAGAATTGCAGACTAGTCACTGAAGCAGATCTCATTTGAAGTACCAAGAGATTTCGGTCATTCACAAATATGTCAAAAAAAGTCAGACCTTGGCCAATGGTAATTGGCTCCTCcactgtttctgtagaatggagcagtgagagagaaagtgctgcTTCCAAGTCTCTTTTATACAGTTTTTCATCCAAAGACACCCTAAGacaaatttaaatgcattaagaAATCACTATATTAAGTACATCAGCTTTAGAACTAGGCTTTATAGTCAGTTGTAAGtagtattaaacacacacacacacacacacacacacacacacacacacatacatatatatatatatatatacacacacacacatatatatatatatatatatatacacacacacacatacatacatacacacacacacacacacacacatacatacatatatacatatatatatatatatatatacacacatacatacatacacatatatatacacacacacacacaaattccagACATCACCTGCCCCTCAAAACCTAAACAAGTTACCGTCAcagttacattttacttttagtctaataaaaatgttaaacacatgATTACTACCTCTCTTTGCTTCCTTTGCCAGTTATATCTGTTAGGCGTATTTCTTTTGCAGAATTAATTgtggttttcctgtttttctcgTGCACAGGTTCTTTTACAGAGGCCCGAGCTTTTTTATTTGGCGGAGCTTTAACTGCGGCAAAATCTTCATCTGTTgtggatattttaaaaagagagcGAGTGGAGAGTAAGAGCAGTGTTACAATGTGCTTAAACGTCTTGATAAAACGAAGCATTATAAGCAGACTAAGATACTATATTGTTTAGTTAATATTAAGAAAATACAATGCTTTACCGTCATCAGCCAGGAAATCCGAATAATTTACACTCTTCCTatgcctaaaaaaaaaacaaaaacaaaagataaacaaacagctaAAATGCAAGAACTAGCTAGCTGTTAGCTATGTTAACTTAGGATACGGAACAGGTAGAAAGCAGAGTACGGTTTCGTAGCTAGTTAGCTCGGTTAGCGTTGACTAGCTAATAATAAACGTAGCTATCGCTACAGTAGGCAAAGTCATGTTAGGGTCGCTGCTGCGTGTCATCAACCCATCTTATCAATACAAAATACGCgactaattaataaaaatgaatcaataaaAAGCTAACTATCTAGTTTAAGAAACGTTTAAACCAACTAGTCATGTTAACTAAATAGCTAGTATTTTGGTACAGAAACCAAAACGAAAGAGGAAAGCCAGCAACGTTTATGAGGAATAGTTTCACTAGCTATGTAGGCAAGCTAGCTAGTCAACTATTATCTTACAAACCTAGCCGGTCGGTCCATTTTCTACAGCAGGCAGGACAAGTTAGTTTTGTACTTTAGAAGCAAAAGAACGCTTCTAGCTTAGCGATTATCTGACTAGCAAACGCATAGCTTAAGGTTTTACGAACTCATAGTTGATCAAACCCGTGTCTAGCTAAAAAACAGCTATATACATTAATCGACCGCCACTGATTTTCGTACACACAAGGTACCGAATAAACTTTAAAACGAGTATGCTCTACGTACTAGTCAATTTTATGAATATAGCTACAAGTTGTTAACGAACGTGCAATTTCAGGATCCCTGACTGACAAACATGAACCCGCCTGAAAACAAACTAAGAAAAGTAATTTTATGGTTCCAGTGTCAGATTCgtaaaaaatatctttaaagcACGGATTTGTTAACTCACAAATGAATAAAGATCTTTGATAGGCAAATATAGCACTATCATATATTAAactcaaaatatgtttttacaacataaagtaaataaatgtacataattttaaaactcGAATCTGTTGACAATCTTGCCGCTATCTTAGTGGACTGTATAGTTAACGtcttaattatatttattgatttaaagaGCTTATGCTTCACTACATCAATCAAACtgattatttataattataatatgaacatatataattatacacaggcCTATTCTTTTGCATCATATTGTAACCTAGGTAATGCAGAGAAGTCCCAAAATGGAAAATTGTATAGGCCCTTATATCGGCTTCATAGCCTACccatgcatgtatatacatataggTTTATGTGTGTCATAGcctatatatttatgtatatacgTACAGGTTTAGgtgtgtcattttttaaattatgcctTCTTATATGTTTATAGCTCATTATATTCTCTCCTCTTGTTATCAGCTGTCTGCGTATCACAGCTGTAAAGCTTAGTGGCTCTCCTACTAAAAATAGCTGCCCTGAGCTGGAAAAAGTAGCCtaaaatgtggaaatgtttattttaaggCCAGAAATAAATGCAGGGTCTGAAccctagataaaaaaaaaaaaaacattgctgaaGTAGGCTGTAGAGAAGTACAGATCTATTATGGGTGACAGTGGTTCATTAACTCCGTGAGGTCAAGCAGACACAGATAATTGCATTTTGTGTGGGAATGAAAGCATAAGAGGGTCAGGAAAAAGGTTTATTCATCTTCGATAAACAGCATAATGAATACAGTGAAATATTTCAACACTTTTGGTTATTAATAAATTGTCTATACAAATATCATAAATAAAATAcgttaatgtaattaaataaataaatatgttttagcAGTTTTAGATTGTTGTCCAGAGTTGGTGTCCTGCACCAGTTGATATTTTGAGATGGTAGAttaggaaaataaatatataggaattaataacatttattatgaGCGTCATATATGTAAAAATCATTTTGCAAAGAGAGGTAATTTAGTTATAAAAGATcaaatttgatcatttaaagCGATTTTCAAGTAGATATCTTATTGTCCTTGGACACAACAGCAACAAGATACTTTAATATAGGGCACATTCTGACTTTGGCGCTTCAACAGTTGAGTGTATATACACACCAAAAGCAGTAAATTAGATGAAAAACTCAAAAGGCAAACGAACGAAAAACTCATTACCGTTACATAAACTGCgcttaaatgtaattaaaccgGACCCGTGTTCGTTTTAACAGACCAGCTGTATTCGATGCAATTTTGTACACCTGTTATCCAATCACGATGAAGGATGAGTAATTTTAGCCAACGGTTCCCGAGATACGGGGACTGCTGGGGTTCCTAGATTGGATCAGGTCCCATGGGT
This region of Electrophorus electricus isolate fEleEle1 chromosome 2, fEleEle1.pri, whole genome shotgun sequence genomic DNA includes:
- the rad51ap1 gene encoding RAD51-associated protein 1, producing the protein MDRPARHRKSVNYSDFLADDDEDFAAVKAPPNKKARASVKEPVHEKNRKTTINSAKEIRLTDITGKGSKERVSLDEKLYKRDLEAALSLSLLHSTETVEEPITIGQDREKPLEDSPPVLTHFSADSSGLEQDKSSGQLLQDLPPKLSNYSVDVSELGLDQLISELSPSPAIPRQKKPSKTPQRQKPEENNCAVDQDYQPQNTPESETGFSDPDESEDEDYTAKRTGERKKPALKAVKTEKRPVKSAKAKSQSTALSRSPAVSQPASKRTPTTPPVTKPALCFSPAEGRLPKWNPPGLVGRSPSTCLSGPVKSPGSGLRLGLSRLARVKPLHPNTAAL